One Ctenopharyngodon idella isolate HZGC_01 chromosome 9, HZGC01, whole genome shotgun sequence DNA window includes the following coding sequences:
- the LOC127519195 gene encoding LOW QUALITY PROTEIN: high affinity choline transporter 1 (The sequence of the model RefSeq protein was modified relative to this genomic sequence to represent the inferred CDS: deleted 1 base in 1 codon), with product MMAIHVEGLLAIIIFYLLILAVGIWAAWKNKNSGISAGTDRSESIMVGGRDIGLFVGGFTMTATWVGGGYINGTAESVYLPGSGLAWAQAPFGYALSLVVGGLFFAKPMRSRGYVTMLDPFQQLYGKRMGGLLFIPALLGEMFWSAAILSALGATLSVIVDININMSVMISALIAVFYTLVGGLYSVAYTDVVQLFCIFLGLWISVPFALSSPAVSDISVTAVTAVFQPPWLGEIDPSDGWIWADNFCLLMLGGIPWQVYFQRVLSASSASYAQFLSFLAAFGCLVMAVPSVLIGAIGASTDWNQTSYGPIPPVEKDESDMILPIVLQHLCPSFVSFFGLGAVSAAVMSSADSSILSASSMFARNIYQLAFRQSASDREIVWVMRITIFVFGALATTMALLTGSVYGLWYLSSDLVYVIIFPQLLCVLFVKGTNTYGSVAGYVFGLLLRVGGGEPYLRLPPFIYYPGWQPREKQHRLTQEVERYVEQRFPYKTVSMLASLLSNVAFSYLAKYLFESGTLSPKYDFLDAVVSKHSKETMDKTTLVTHDNILLSELAAVKPRHGSSLAGTFINTDVLMDEDTVSPDANNQHL from the exons ATGATGGCCATCCATGTGGAAGGACTGCTGGCCATCATCATCTTCTACCTGCTCATCTTAGCTGTCGGGATCTGGGCGGCCTGGAAGAACAAGAACTCTGGGATCTCAGCAGGAACAGACCGCAGCGAATCCATCATGGTCGGAGGAAGAGACATCGGCCTGTTCGTGGGAGGATTCACGATGACCG CCACGTGGGTCGGCGGCGGCTACATCAACGGCACGGCGGAGTCCGTGTATCTTCCCGGCTCTGGCTTGGCTTGGGCTCAGGCTCCGTTCGGATACGCTCTCAGTCTGGTCGTGG GCGGGCTGTTCTTCGCCAAGCCCATGCGCTCCCGAGGATACGTGACCATGCTGGACCCGTTCCAGCAGCTGTACGGGAAGAGGATGGGCGGCCTGCTCTTCATCCCTGCTCTACTGGGAGAGATGTTCTGGTCCGCGGCCATCCTGTCAGCCCTGG GTGCGACGCTCAGCGTGATCGTAGACATCAACATCAACATGTCGGTCATGATCTCGGCCCTGATCGCGGTCTTCTACACGCTGGTGGGAGGACTGTACTCTGTGGCGTACACCGATGTCGTCCAGCTCTTCTGCATTTTTCTAGGTTTG TGGATCAGTGTGCCGTTCGCTCTGTCCAGTCCTGCTGTGTCCGACATCAGTGTGACCGCCGTCACCGCAGTGTTTCAGCCTCCGTGGCTGGGCGAGATCGACCCGTCCGACGGCTGGATATGGGCCGATAACTTCTGCCTTCTC ATGCTGGGTGGGATCCCGTGGCAGGTGTATTTCCAGCGGGTTCTCTCGGCCTCCTCGGCTAGTTATGCTCAATTCCTGTCGTTCCTGGCCGCTTTCGGCTGTCTCGTCATGGCCGTCCCTTCCGTCCTGATCGGAGCCATCGGAGCCTCCACag ACTGGAACCAGACGTCGTACGGACCGATTCCTCCGGTGGAGAAGGACGAGTCGGACATGATTCTGCCCATCGTGCTCCAGCACCTCTGCCCGTCTTTCGTCTCTTTCTTCGGTCTGGGCGCCGTCTCCGCCGCGGTCATGTCGTCCGCCGACTCCTCCATCCTCTCCGCTAGTTCCATGTTCGCACGGAATATTTACCAGCTCGCTTTCCGTCAGTCG GCGTCGGACCGAGAGATCGTGTGGGTGATGAGGATCACCATCTTTGTGTTCGGAGCGCTGGCCACCACTATGGCCCTGCTGACGGGCTCAGTGTACGGCCTGTGGTACCTGAGCTCAGACCTGGTGTACGTCATCATCTTCCCTCAGCTGCTCTGCGTGCTGTTCGTCAAGGGCACC AACACCTACGGGTCTGTGGCCGGGTACGTCTTCGGCCTGCTGCTGCGGGTCGGCGGAGGGGAGCCGTACCTCCGGCTGCCTCCGTTCATCTACTATCCCGGCTGGCAGCCGCGGGAGAAGCAGCACCGTCTGACGCAGGAGGTGGAGCGATACGTGGAGCAGAGGTTCCCCTACAAGACGGTTTCCATGCTCGCTTCGCTTCTGAGCAACGTCGCCTTCTCCTATCTGGCCAAATATCTGTTTGAAAGTGGCACTCTCTCACCCAAGTATGACTTCCTGGACGCGGTGGTTTCCAAACACAGCAAGGAGACGATGGACAAGACGACGCTCGTCACCCACGACAACATCCTTCTGTCAGAACTGGCCGCTGTGAAGCCGAGGCACGGAAGCTCTCTTGCGGGAACGTTCATAAACACGGACGTCCTGATGGACGAGGACACCGTCAGCCCAGACGCCAACAATCAGCACCTGTAG